In Stieleria varia, one genomic interval encodes:
- a CDS encoding PSD1 and planctomycete cytochrome C domain-containing protein translates to MSHHRCFLACVMTLVFAMAFVSQRGVIAEDSSEYFESHVRPLLIAKCVECHGGMTPEGDLNLATRDGFIKGGTSGGLTDGVDPEWSLLFERIITPDEDAMMPPDERLTSDEVAVFKKWIEAGSVWPESSLLLKDGIESGSQHWSFQSLQRPRVPQLDGDTWCWTPIDRFILAKMSETGVSPVTDADNATWLRRVTLAATGLPPSLSQIDAMQSAERQDAVRTFERREINRLLASRGFAERQARRWLDVARYADTSGDGTDTPIPEARYYRDWVIDAFDTDKPYDEFVIEQIAGDLLAAQNPESPEAFRQTIATGFIALSRRFGNSKFASMHQIIDDTIDTVGKSTMGLSLGCARCHHHKFDPVTTQDYYGLYGYFDNTQYPHAGTEHQKERSDMPPISVPMSWSDRYESSVAWAVSDKPNPQDSRIHIAGDPAQKGDVAPRAFLGFLSGDDVEIPDDTSGRLQLARRIASADNPLFARVMVNRIWQGYFGQGLVENASNFGVQTAQPLHHELLDYLACELIDSGWSIKHVHRLVLTSHVFRLSSQTTESGLARDQANRCWWHFPRVRMDAETLRDSILAASGQLELGDGGRHPFKPTEKLQYNQGRPFNEIFDHSRRSVYLMTPRLNKHPMMAMFDGADANVTTASRGESTVPLQSLFAMNSPFMASQASSLAIRVLESADTTPARIGLLWRLTLGRLPDESEQNWLAQYVESTISELAAEGRPSDDASTSAWTSVARTMLASNEFIYID, encoded by the coding sequence ATGTCGCATCACCGTTGCTTCTTGGCTTGCGTCATGACTTTGGTCTTCGCAATGGCGTTTGTGTCCCAGCGGGGCGTGATCGCAGAGGACTCGTCTGAGTACTTTGAGTCGCATGTGCGTCCGTTGTTGATCGCCAAGTGCGTGGAGTGTCACGGTGGCATGACGCCAGAAGGTGATTTGAATCTCGCGACGCGAGACGGTTTTATCAAAGGCGGAACCAGTGGCGGATTGACCGACGGCGTGGATCCCGAGTGGAGCCTGCTGTTTGAACGCATCATCACGCCAGATGAAGATGCGATGATGCCGCCTGATGAACGGTTGACGTCTGACGAAGTCGCGGTGTTCAAGAAGTGGATTGAAGCGGGCAGCGTGTGGCCGGAGTCATCGTTGTTGCTGAAGGATGGCATCGAATCGGGCAGCCAGCATTGGTCGTTTCAATCGCTGCAGCGTCCCAGGGTTCCGCAGTTGGACGGCGATACATGGTGCTGGACGCCGATCGATCGTTTTATATTGGCAAAGATGTCCGAGACTGGAGTGTCACCGGTCACGGATGCCGACAACGCCACTTGGTTGCGTCGCGTCACGCTTGCCGCGACCGGATTGCCACCTTCGCTGAGTCAAATCGATGCGATGCAGTCTGCCGAGCGGCAAGACGCGGTCCGTACATTTGAACGACGTGAAATCAATCGCTTGCTGGCCTCTCGCGGTTTTGCCGAGCGTCAAGCTCGTCGTTGGTTGGACGTCGCTCGGTATGCGGATACATCGGGCGACGGTACTGACACGCCGATTCCCGAAGCGCGCTACTATCGCGATTGGGTCATCGATGCTTTTGACACCGACAAGCCGTATGACGAGTTTGTGATTGAGCAGATCGCGGGCGACTTGTTGGCCGCTCAAAATCCCGAATCACCCGAAGCGTTTCGTCAGACCATTGCGACCGGGTTCATTGCTCTTTCACGACGGTTTGGCAATTCCAAATTCGCATCGATGCATCAGATCATCGACGACACGATCGACACGGTGGGCAAGTCGACGATGGGACTGAGTCTTGGTTGTGCCCGTTGTCACCATCACAAGTTTGACCCTGTGACGACGCAAGACTACTACGGACTGTACGGCTATTTTGACAACACACAGTATCCTCACGCTGGAACCGAACATCAGAAAGAACGTAGCGACATGCCGCCAATCAGCGTTCCCATGTCGTGGTCGGATCGATACGAATCATCGGTGGCTTGGGCGGTCAGTGATAAGCCGAATCCGCAGGACTCCAGGATACACATCGCGGGTGATCCGGCACAAAAAGGCGACGTCGCGCCGCGAGCATTTCTGGGATTTCTTAGCGGCGATGATGTCGAAATTCCCGACGACACAAGCGGTCGATTGCAATTGGCTCGCCGCATCGCATCGGCCGACAATCCGCTGTTTGCCCGCGTGATGGTCAATCGGATTTGGCAGGGATACTTTGGTCAAGGGTTGGTGGAGAACGCCAGCAATTTTGGTGTTCAAACCGCTCAGCCTCTGCATCACGAACTGCTTGACTATCTGGCGTGTGAGCTCATCGACAGCGGTTGGTCGATCAAACATGTCCATCGCTTGGTTTTGACATCGCATGTCTTCCGGTTGTCGAGTCAGACGACGGAGTCTGGACTTGCTCGGGATCAAGCGAACCGGTGTTGGTGGCATTTTCCTCGCGTTCGCATGGATGCCGAGACCTTGCGGGATTCGATCCTCGCAGCCAGTGGCCAATTGGAACTGGGCGACGGCGGTCGTCATCCTTTCAAGCCGACGGAGAAATTACAGTACAACCAGGGCCGGCCGTTCAACGAGATTTTTGATCATTCCCGACGGTCGGTGTACTTGATGACGCCACGATTGAACAAACATCCGATGATGGCGATGTTTGACGGAGCAGACGCCAATGTCACGACGGCATCGCGGGGTGAGTCGACGGTTCCGCTGCAATCGTTGTTCGCGATGAATAGCCCCTTCATGGCCTCGCAGGCCAGTTCCTTGGCCATACGCGTTCTTGAGTCAGCGGACACCACACCAGCGAGAATCGGTCTGTTGTGGCGTTTGACGTTGGGACGGTTACCCGATGAATCCGAACAAAATTGGTTGGCGCAATACGTTGAATCAACCATCAGCGAACTAGCCGCCGAAGGCCGCCCGTCGGATGATGCAAGCACCTCGGCATGGACGAGTGTTGCGCGGACGATGCTCGCGTCCAACGAATTCATTTACATCGATTAA
- a CDS encoding DUF1501 domain-containing protein: MKRRDAIRTGIFGAAGLSAYFSAASNAAANPLAPQPTHFPARAKRVIQIFLPGGVSHIDTFDPKAELTACDGKTFDKGKVLAASQWGHAAGGQSGLEVSDLFPRLRDQADELCLIRSMYGDKADHFEATLSIHSGAMVGALPGIGAWVSYGMGTENPNLPSHVVFCDKLPYAGSQSWDSNFLPTYHQGTRIRPGDEPIPDLNPSDGTGHQRQAKELELLKRLNQHHADARPDDSRLAARMHAFDAAVGLQRTAPEVFSVADEDTATLDRYGIKSGDTSSFAWQCLMARRMSERGVRFVELVDRNNWDAHSKMKSYEGLAKNVDQAIAALIADLKQRGLLDETLIVCCTEFGRTPYRKPEETDGRGHYKNAFTCWLAGGGVRGGSAYGATDEYGIEIVDQPAHIHDFHATILHLLGFDHERLTYFYNGRDFRLTGLAGNVLHDVVA, from the coding sequence ATGAAACGACGTGATGCGATTCGTACAGGGATCTTTGGCGCCGCCGGGCTGTCTGCGTACTTTTCCGCGGCGTCAAATGCCGCGGCAAACCCCTTAGCACCGCAACCGACTCACTTCCCAGCCAGAGCCAAACGGGTCATTCAGATTTTTCTGCCCGGCGGCGTCTCGCACATCGACACTTTTGATCCCAAAGCGGAACTGACAGCCTGCGACGGCAAGACGTTCGACAAAGGAAAGGTCCTGGCAGCCAGCCAATGGGGTCATGCTGCGGGAGGCCAGTCGGGGCTGGAAGTTTCGGATCTGTTCCCTCGGTTGCGCGATCAAGCCGATGAATTGTGTTTGATCCGATCGATGTACGGTGACAAAGCCGACCACTTTGAAGCCACGCTTAGCATTCATTCCGGTGCCATGGTCGGGGCATTGCCGGGAATCGGTGCCTGGGTCAGCTATGGCATGGGAACCGAAAACCCCAACCTGCCTTCTCACGTCGTGTTTTGTGACAAGTTGCCGTATGCAGGTTCGCAATCTTGGGACTCCAATTTTTTGCCGACGTATCATCAGGGAACGCGAATTCGTCCCGGCGATGAGCCGATCCCGGATCTGAATCCGTCCGATGGAACAGGTCATCAACGTCAAGCCAAAGAGCTGGAACTGTTGAAACGACTCAATCAGCACCATGCCGACGCTCGACCAGATGATTCACGACTGGCCGCTCGCATGCACGCCTTTGATGCCGCCGTTGGATTGCAGAGGACCGCACCCGAGGTCTTTAGCGTGGCCGACGAAGACACGGCGACGTTGGATCGGTACGGAATCAAATCGGGGGACACGTCGAGTTTTGCGTGGCAGTGTCTGATGGCGCGGCGGATGAGCGAACGGGGAGTTCGGTTCGTTGAACTCGTCGATCGCAACAATTGGGACGCCCACTCAAAAATGAAGTCCTATGAGGGGCTTGCCAAGAATGTCGATCAAGCCATCGCGGCTTTGATTGCCGATCTGAAACAGCGCGGGTTGCTTGATGAAACGTTGATCGTGTGCTGCACCGAGTTCGGTCGTACTCCCTATCGCAAGCCGGAGGAAACGGACGGGCGGGGGCACTACAAAAACGCGTTCACCTGTTGGCTGGCCGGGGGCGGAGTTCGTGGCGGGTCGGCTTACGGGGCAACGGATGAGTACGGCATCGAAATTGTGGACCAACCTGCCCACATTCATGACTTCCACGCCACCATCCTGCATCTACTGGGTTTTGATCACGAACGATTGACCTATTTCTACAACGGCCGCGATTTTCGACTCACCGGGTTGGCCGGCAATGTGCTGCATGACGTCGTTGCCTGA
- a CDS encoding acyl-CoA desaturase, whose protein sequence is MSATLSPESATDDNEDVMADIGNPEGELLEGQVLDHCLAEHPGIDWAAAAWIGIVHLGALAAPFTFSFTGLGVMLALYFLTGCIGICLGYHRLLSHKSFETYRPVRWLIAWIGGLAGEGSAIHWCANHRIHHAKSDHEGDPHSPREGFLWSHMLWCMQRIGSEDRRAMHRRWVPDLLKDPVLRFLDTTFLLWQIVIGLVLAGVGYAIDGPAMAASLVVWGVFVRMVIVLHATWCINSVTHVWGYKTYDNGDDSKNLWWVAVITFGEGWHNNHHAYQKAANYGHRWWEFDTTYQMIRLLKFTGLAWSIAPIPQRALEILAKKRLASHI, encoded by the coding sequence ATGAGCGCCACACTGAGTCCCGAGTCAGCGACCGACGATAACGAAGATGTAATGGCCGATATCGGCAACCCCGAAGGCGAACTGTTGGAGGGTCAAGTGTTGGATCATTGTCTCGCCGAGCACCCGGGCATCGATTGGGCCGCGGCCGCCTGGATCGGGATCGTCCACTTGGGGGCGCTTGCCGCTCCATTCACGTTTTCATTTACCGGATTGGGCGTCATGTTGGCGCTGTATTTCTTGACCGGTTGTATCGGCATTTGTCTTGGTTACCACCGTTTGCTCAGCCACAAGAGTTTTGAAACATATCGGCCGGTTCGATGGCTGATCGCGTGGATCGGAGGATTGGCGGGTGAAGGTTCCGCGATTCATTGGTGTGCCAATCATCGGATCCATCATGCCAAGAGTGATCACGAAGGAGACCCGCATTCGCCTCGTGAAGGATTCTTGTGGAGCCATATGTTGTGGTGCATGCAACGCATCGGCAGCGAGGATCGTCGAGCGATGCACAGGCGATGGGTGCCCGATTTGTTGAAAGATCCTGTGCTTCGATTCCTCGACACGACGTTCTTGCTTTGGCAGATCGTCATCGGTCTGGTGTTGGCCGGGGTCGGCTACGCGATTGACGGTCCGGCAATGGCAGCTTCACTGGTCGTGTGGGGCGTATTCGTCCGCATGGTGATTGTGCTGCATGCCACCTGGTGCATCAACTCGGTCACGCACGTATGGGGCTACAAGACGTACGACAACGGTGACGACAGCAAGAATCTCTGGTGGGTTGCGGTGATCACGTTTGGCGAAGGCTGGCACAACAATCATCACGCGTACCAAAAAGCCGCCAACTATGGCCACCGATGGTGGGAATTCGACACGACGTATCAAATGATACGTCTGCTGAAGTTCACCGGCTTGGCATGGTCGATCGCCCCCATCCCGCAGCGAGCCCTGGAGATTCTCGCCAAGAAACGCCTCGCTTCACACATTTGA
- a CDS encoding sigma-70 family RNA polymerase sigma factor has protein sequence MDADITSFEELLRLAKMGDEVAMAALFEMHRKRLRQMVQFRLDSRLKGRVDPSDVLQEAWIEARTRLPGFSEKEEMPFFLWLRLIVGQKLLDLRRHHIGVQMRTVDREIANGGIGIPGATSIALAAQLLGYANSPSDAAIQAETRRRIQEALDAMDPIDREVLTLRHFEFLTNAETAKTLKISHAAASNRYIRALQRMKQILSMAQGNTDDTLTRAPHG, from the coding sequence ATGGATGCTGATATCACCAGTTTCGAAGAACTGCTCCGTCTCGCAAAAATGGGTGACGAGGTGGCAATGGCTGCGCTATTCGAGATGCACCGGAAACGATTGCGACAGATGGTGCAGTTCCGACTCGACTCCCGCTTGAAGGGGCGAGTGGATCCCTCGGATGTTCTACAAGAGGCTTGGATCGAAGCAAGGACGCGCTTGCCCGGGTTTTCTGAGAAAGAGGAAATGCCCTTTTTCTTGTGGCTGCGGCTGATCGTCGGTCAGAAGCTGCTCGATTTGCGGCGTCATCATATCGGAGTTCAAATGCGAACGGTCGATCGCGAGATTGCGAATGGTGGAATTGGCATCCCAGGGGCGACATCGATCGCGTTGGCGGCCCAGTTGCTCGGATACGCAAACTCCCCCAGTGACGCTGCGATACAAGCCGAAACTCGCCGGCGAATTCAGGAAGCACTTGATGCAATGGATCCGATCGATCGCGAAGTGTTGACGTTGCGTCACTTTGAGTTTCTCACGAATGCGGAAACTGCAAAGACGCTTAAAATATCGCATGCCGCGGCCAGTAACCGATACATTCGGGCGCTGCAGCGGATGAAGCAGATTCTCAGCATGGCTCAAGGCAACACCGACGATACGTTGACGCGGGCGCCCCATGGATGA